The proteins below come from a single Psychrobacter sp. FDAARGOS_221 genomic window:
- a CDS encoding DUF350 domain-containing protein: protein MQNFADLQTELLYYAIYFGGGVVMLLVFSIIYMAITPYNEIALIRKGSGAAALSFGGTIIGFSLTLAASAIYNTGFIAFLVWSAVAMIVQIIGYFIMVSIIGDVPEHIKRNNLAVGGLIGISGLVLGIINAGILS, encoded by the coding sequence ATGCAAAATTTTGCTGATTTGCAGACCGAGCTACTTTATTACGCCATCTACTTTGGCGGCGGCGTGGTCATGCTACTTGTATTTTCCATCATTTATATGGCCATTACCCCATACAATGAAATTGCGCTGATTCGTAAAGGCTCAGGTGCTGCGGCACTTAGTTTTGGCGGGACCATTATAGGGTTTTCACTGACGCTCGCTGCCAGCGCCATTTATAACACGGGCTTTATCGCCTTTTTAGTGTGGAGTGCGGTCGCTATGATTGTACAAATCATTGGCTATTTCATTATGGTATCTATCATTGGCGATGTGCCTGAGCATATTAAAAGAAATAACTTAGCGGTTGGTGGGCTGATCGGTATCAGTGGCTTGGTACTGGGTATTATTAACGCCGGTATTTTGTCTTAA